Proteins from a single region of Balneola sp. MJW-20:
- the ptsP gene encoding phosphoenolpyruvate--protein phosphotransferase — protein sequence MSGSNPANNKILHGLGCGSGKAAGNIVLIRHKKLVVPPSRIKESQVPKEIEKFSGARDELAAELDELLSRVHEKNSGDILDTLKQIIFDPDLEQRVHQQIEEKLFNAEYAVFQIYSDFIEKLRESGSELFRQRISDLRDLRDRMVDILSKNYNSTNIKEGQIIVASDLSPTDVVKFHDQGIAGIVLEKGGITSHATIIAQSLEIPCVVNLKDALKHASETNEAAIDGETGIVIFSPDKETLAEYGEQVNEGQDDHIIEIRKHETSDGKSFRLLANIEFRQELPRLKKLQYEGIGLLRTEGLLFEKVRITLEEQKEYYTAVFRETEGPVVVRLFDLGGDKLSLGSEKELNPFLGWRGIRMLLDEGSLLSDQLRALLMVASEYPGRLNVLIPMVSMTDEVERVKEMIGSIQKEIPDPDPEIRIGIMVEVPAVALKADHFATKVDFFSLGTNDLTQYTLAVDRGNQKINSLYQQYDPSVLKLIKLTAEAAKRNDIPVSVCGELAGSSIGAALIMGLGITDLSMSPRSMNKVRDLLCGLQMDQLIQFADEAVKMGSAEAVKSLFVKSFGN from the coding sequence ATGAGTGGATCCAATCCTGCAAATAACAAGATATTACATGGGCTCGGCTGCGGGTCTGGAAAAGCTGCAGGAAATATTGTTCTGATCCGTCATAAGAAACTGGTAGTTCCTCCCAGTCGTATAAAGGAAAGTCAGGTCCCGAAAGAAATTGAAAAGTTTTCCGGTGCAAGAGATGAGCTGGCAGCTGAACTCGATGAACTGCTGAGCCGTGTTCATGAGAAAAATTCCGGGGATATACTGGACACGCTTAAGCAAATCATATTTGACCCGGATCTTGAGCAAAGAGTTCATCAGCAGATCGAAGAAAAGTTGTTCAATGCTGAATATGCTGTATTCCAGATCTATAGTGATTTCATAGAAAAGCTTCGTGAAAGTGGATCCGAGCTATTCAGGCAAAGGATCTCTGACCTGCGGGATCTCCGCGACCGAATGGTGGATATCTTATCGAAGAACTATAATTCAACGAATATCAAGGAAGGACAGATCATTGTGGCATCAGATCTGAGCCCCACCGATGTTGTCAAATTTCATGATCAGGGTATAGCGGGAATAGTGCTGGAAAAAGGGGGGATCACCTCACATGCCACCATAATTGCCCAGTCACTTGAGATCCCTTGTGTGGTTAATCTGAAAGATGCCCTGAAACACGCCTCAGAAACCAACGAGGCAGCAATAGACGGAGAGACAGGTATTGTGATCTTCAGTCCTGATAAGGAAACCCTAGCCGAATATGGTGAACAGGTAAATGAGGGGCAGGATGATCACATAATAGAGATCCGAAAACATGAGACGTCAGATGGCAAATCCTTCCGGCTTCTGGCCAATATCGAATTTCGTCAGGAATTGCCCAGATTAAAAAAGCTGCAGTATGAGGGAATCGGATTATTGCGCACCGAGGGTCTGTTGTTTGAGAAAGTTCGTATTACACTTGAGGAACAGAAAGAATATTACACGGCCGTATTTCGTGAGACCGAGGGACCCGTCGTTGTCAGGCTTTTTGATCTGGGCGGAGATAAACTCAGTTTGGGTTCGGAAAAAGAACTCAATCCTTTCCTGGGCTGGAGAGGAATACGTATGCTTCTGGATGAAGGCAGTTTGCTGTCAGATCAGCTGAGAGCACTTTTAATGGTGGCGTCAGAATATCCCGGAAGGCTGAATGTACTGATTCCTATGGTGTCGATGACGGACGAAGTGGAACGCGTTAAGGAGATGATCGGATCTATTCAGAAAGAGATTCCTGATCCCGATCCAGAGATCCGGATCGGTATCATGGTGGAAGTTCCTGCTGTTGCACTGAAAGCAGATCACTTTGCCACTAAAGTAGACTTTTTTAGCCTGGGCACGAATGATCTTACCCAGTATACCCTTGCAGTAGATCGGGGCAATCAAAAGATCAACTCACTCTATCAGCAATATGATCCATCGGTATTAAAGCTGATAAAACTAACTGCAGAAGCTGCTAAGCGTAACGATATACCGGTATCTGTGTGCGGAGAGCTTGCCGGAAGCAGTATTGGGGCTGCATTAATTATGGGGCTTGGGATCACGGATCTGAGTATGTCACCCCGTTCTATGAACAAAGTCAGAGATCTGCTTTGCGGACTACAAATGGACCAGCTGATTCAGTTTGCTGACGAAGCTGTCAAGATGGGCTCCGCTGAAGCAGTAAAGTCGCTCTTTGTAAAGTCCTTCGGAAACTGA
- a CDS encoding isoamylase early set domain-containing protein, whose product MIKKEFTPKRTVCKVTLTLPNEWADSEVAVAGDFNDWDVKADKLEQKKNGWTTTLRLKPESTYKFKYYIDGERWENDDSADQYVANEFGTEDSVLEVGK is encoded by the coding sequence ATGATCAAAAAAGAATTCACTCCGAAAAGAACCGTTTGTAAAGTAACATTAACCCTCCCCAATGAGTGGGCGGACAGCGAAGTTGCAGTAGCCGGTGATTTCAACGACTGGGATGTAAAAGCAGATAAGCTGGAGCAAAAGAAAAATGGATGGACCACGACCCTGCGACTCAAGCCTGAAAGCACCTATAAATTCAAATACTATATTGATGGTGAGCGCTGGGAGAATGATGATTCTGCAGACCAATATGTAGCCAATGAATTTGGTACCGAAGACTCCGTACTGGAAGTCGGTAAGTAA
- a CDS encoding biotin--[acetyl-CoA-carboxylase] ligase, whose translation MQSTHFDITSFQNHLRSQWLGHELVYEPELSSTNTCAKSINKGEVCHGTVVITDNQSGGRGQYERAWLSNPAENLTFSMIFEPSKHDALTLLTMACALSIAQMLESECEIMAKLKWPNDVMVGENKIAGLLTETQFNGRNLSRLVVGIGLNVNQLQFGPDHGNATSCKKESGKSWPREKLLAVLLSRIEYNYMLWQKLSGDLLCSVNQRLVGHGEWVHLIINGELSEERMKLVGVGEDGVLQVIDKAMNVHRYDHEQVRIKL comes from the coding sequence ATGCAATCCACTCATTTCGATATAACAAGTTTTCAAAATCATCTCAGATCTCAATGGCTGGGTCATGAATTGGTATACGAGCCGGAGCTTTCCTCAACAAACACCTGCGCGAAGTCGATCAATAAGGGTGAAGTCTGTCACGGAACAGTGGTCATCACCGATAATCAGTCAGGCGGAAGAGGACAATATGAAAGGGCCTGGTTGAGTAACCCGGCTGAAAACCTGACTTTCAGCATGATCTTTGAGCCCTCAAAGCATGATGCGCTTACGCTTTTGACGATGGCTTGTGCACTATCAATCGCACAAATGCTGGAAAGTGAGTGTGAAATAATGGCTAAACTGAAATGGCCGAATGATGTGATGGTCGGGGAGAATAAGATTGCCGGACTGCTTACTGAAACGCAGTTCAATGGACGAAACCTGAGCAGACTGGTGGTTGGTATTGGTCTGAATGTCAATCAGCTACAATTCGGCCCGGATCATGGTAATGCGACTTCCTGTAAAAAGGAGTCCGGGAAGTCGTGGCCACGTGAAAAATTACTTGCAGTGCTTCTTTCCAGGATAGAGTACAATTATATGCTTTGGCAAAAACTATCCGGAGATCTGCTATGCAGCGTCAATCAGCGGTTAGTTGGGCATGGAGAGTGGGTTCATCTGATCATTAACGGCGAACTTTCTGAGGAAAGAATGAAGCTGGTTGGAGTGGGCGAAGACGGGGTGCTTCAGGTTATTGACAAAGCCATGAATGTGCATAGATATGATCATGAACAGGTAAGGATCAAGCTCTGA
- the tilS gene encoding tRNA lysidine(34) synthetase TilS, with protein MAQRESKTGIIKEVRTCLKEYLHPSAKLIVGVSGGADSMALLFSLFSLGVPCIISHINYGKRGKESDSDQELVEQMSFEWGYECHTVKLNPNDVIGNFQHWAREQRYAIFEGLMEAEEADAVATAHHRDDQLETIVQKILRGSSVSTWSAMQMFDPPIFRPLLNQSKEDILNYCNDHSIPYREDGSNRDLGYARNWLRHEWAPKMDELFPGWDINLLELRNKSDAFRESIEYLKKDVLAGQSVILKNLEGLGYALKAELWRSILESELSMSKGQLDEILKLEQSQPGTEIKIGHMILTRDRENIHVGKAETGYEEPVLLNKAKAEEGFFFEGHYLKISAAAGDASVCYMDASKITFPVTIRRWESGDRFQPLGMKGTQKVSDHLTNRKVSSHLKHRALVLCSEDGTIVAILYPEEVGSSIGFISEKVKADAETNNYLIIRSET; from the coding sequence ATGGCACAAAGAGAAAGCAAAACCGGCATTATCAAAGAAGTTCGGACCTGTCTGAAAGAATATCTGCACCCATCTGCTAAGCTGATTGTCGGGGTAAGCGGAGGGGCTGACTCGATGGCTCTTCTTTTTTCGTTATTCAGTCTTGGGGTACCCTGTATCATTTCACATATCAATTACGGCAAGAGAGGAAAGGAGTCTGATTCGGATCAGGAACTTGTAGAACAAATGTCTTTCGAGTGGGGCTATGAATGCCATACTGTTAAGCTGAACCCGAATGATGTAATAGGAAATTTTCAGCATTGGGCCAGAGAGCAGCGTTACGCAATATTTGAGGGACTAATGGAGGCTGAAGAGGCAGATGCAGTAGCAACTGCCCATCACAGAGACGATCAGCTGGAAACGATCGTGCAAAAGATCCTTCGTGGTAGCTCAGTAAGTACCTGGTCGGCTATGCAAATGTTTGATCCTCCGATATTCCGTCCACTCCTGAATCAGTCCAAAGAGGATATCCTCAACTATTGTAATGATCATTCGATTCCTTACAGAGAGGATGGCAGTAACAGAGATCTGGGGTATGCAAGAAACTGGCTTCGCCACGAATGGGCCCCTAAAATGGATGAGCTTTTTCCGGGCTGGGATATAAATTTGCTGGAACTCAGAAATAAAAGTGATGCCTTCCGGGAATCTATTGAGTATCTGAAAAAAGATGTGCTAGCCGGTCAATCCGTTATACTCAAAAACCTGGAGGGACTTGGGTATGCTCTCAAAGCTGAATTGTGGCGGAGTATTCTGGAAAGTGAACTTAGTATGAGTAAGGGTCAGCTCGATGAAATACTAAAACTGGAACAATCACAGCCGGGTACAGAGATTAAAATAGGGCACATGATACTAACCAGAGACCGGGAGAATATTCATGTTGGTAAGGCGGAAACAGGATATGAAGAGCCGGTTCTTCTGAATAAAGCTAAAGCAGAGGAAGGATTCTTTTTTGAGGGTCATTACCTGAAGATCTCAGCTGCTGCCGGGGATGCTTCAGTATGCTATATGGATGCCTCGAAAATTACCTTTCCGGTCACGATCAGAAGGTGGGAGTCCGGGGATCGCTTTCAACCCCTGGGGATGAAAGGAACTCAGAAAGTATCTGACCATCTTACAAACCGGAAAGTGTCCAGCCACCTTAAGCACCGGGCTTTGGTTTTATGCTCAGAGGATGGTACTATTGTAGCTATTCTGTACCCTGAGGAGGTTGGTAGTAGCATTGGCTTTATCTCTGAAAAGGTTAAAGCTGATGCAGAAACAAATAATTATTTGATCATTCGATCTGAGACATGA
- the hpt gene encoding hypoxanthine phosphoribosyltransferase, whose protein sequence is MSLKFHLPDEVNCNNEKFRVFITKEQIDERLAQLGTQLDKKFEGKRPIFIGVLNGAFIFLADIMRHVSIDCEVDFMKLSSYGDEKVSSGQVTELKHVDANLEGRHVILVEDIVDTGLSINFLVKRVKEMNPASVSVLTLLHKKDATRHDVQLDYVGFEIPDAFVLGYGLDYAQEGRNLAQIYVIESHE, encoded by the coding sequence ATGAGTTTAAAATTTCATTTACCTGACGAAGTAAATTGTAACAATGAAAAGTTCAGGGTGTTCATCACCAAAGAACAGATTGACGAGCGACTAGCACAACTGGGAACGCAGCTGGATAAAAAATTTGAGGGTAAAAGGCCTATTTTTATCGGAGTATTAAATGGCGCGTTTATCTTTCTGGCGGATATAATGAGACATGTAAGCATAGATTGTGAGGTGGACTTCATGAAGCTCAGTAGTTACGGGGATGAAAAAGTATCTTCCGGTCAGGTAACTGAGCTTAAGCATGTGGATGCAAATCTTGAGGGCCGGCATGTGATCCTGGTGGAGGATATTGTGGATACAGGACTTTCTATAAATTTTCTGGTGAAAAGAGTGAAGGAAATGAACCCAGCCTCCGTATCAGTACTGACTTTGCTGCACAAAAAAGATGCTACCCGGCATGATGTACAGCTCGATTATGTAGGATTTGAGATCCCGGATGCATTCGTATTAGGCTATGGCCTGGATTATGCGCAGGAAGGCAGAAACCTGGCCCAGATCTACGTGATAGAAAGTCACGAATAA
- a CDS encoding GIY-YIG nuclease family protein, whose protein sequence is MSNVFYAYILKSMSHGTYYYGSTASLSDRVKEHNNGKVRYTKGRRPWRVHYVEKFSTRSEACKREQYFKTIEGYSFLKQKGII, encoded by the coding sequence ATGAGTAATGTCTTTTATGCATATATCTTAAAAAGTATGAGTCATGGCACCTATTATTACGGAAGTACGGCATCATTGAGCGATAGAGTCAAAGAGCATAACAATGGCAAAGTCAGGTATACAAAAGGCCGTCGGCCATGGCGGGTTCATTATGTTGAGAAATTTTCTACCAGATCTGAAGCCTGTAAAAGGGAACAGTATTTTAAAACTATTGAAGGCTATAGCTTTTTAAAGCAGAAAGGCATCATTTAG
- a CDS encoding DUF1501 domain-containing protein — translation MKIKKGSSISHGIHHHQHHESCSRREFLTRLGLVTAGSAFMLNSTPVQALQSSSLFRKLANLETDRVLVLVQLNGGNDGLNTVVPFENDLYYNARPGISIAKNEAFKLNDTLGLNPSMSVLDSLWGEGNMGIIQNVGYPDPNLSHFRSTDIWLTSSDSDEVLGTGWAGRYFENQYPEFEQNPTDYPLAVQIGGSSSLLFQGSESGMGMNIANIDLLEQIVQEGIIYETAGLPDTLYGAEMEYVRDVANASYRYSDSIQSSYNASSNAVQFGAGQLSRSLSVVSRLIKGNLGSRIYLVSLGGFDTHAFQGNTHNALLNELSQAVSNFYDDLAADTRSEEVMIMTFSEFGRRVEQNGSQGTDHGTSAPLFVFGDGVEGGIFGSDPDLANVDEYGNLQYETDFRQIYTTLLENWFGLSPAETESAIGGSYTKVPFISDSMSVSNEDSGTPVKFRLAQNYPNPFNPVTTISFSLPAASQVRLQIFDIQGRLVSQLIDRRLNAGEHRVSFDAGTLASGTYLYRIDAGRFSRTKKMTLIK, via the coding sequence ATGAAGATCAAAAAAGGGAGCTCCATCAGTCATGGTATACATCATCATCAGCATCACGAATCCTGCAGCCGCAGAGAATTTCTGACGCGCTTAGGGCTTGTAACAGCCGGCTCAGCATTTATGCTCAACAGTACCCCGGTTCAGGCGCTTCAAAGCTCCTCCCTATTTCGGAAACTCGCCAATCTGGAGACGGACCGGGTTCTGGTGCTTGTTCAGCTTAATGGAGGAAATGACGGCCTTAATACTGTAGTTCCATTTGAGAACGACCTGTATTATAATGCCCGGCCGGGAATCAGTATTGCAAAAAATGAGGCTTTCAAACTAAACGATACCCTTGGTCTTAATCCCTCTATGTCGGTGCTTGATTCATTGTGGGGAGAAGGAAATATGGGGATCATACAGAATGTGGGTTATCCTGATCCTAATCTTTCTCATTTCAGGTCCACAGATATATGGCTGACTTCCAGTGATTCTGATGAGGTTCTGGGTACCGGATGGGCCGGAAGATATTTTGAGAATCAGTATCCTGAATTTGAACAGAACCCTACCGATTATCCACTGGCCGTACAGATCGGCGGGTCTTCATCACTCCTCTTCCAGGGCAGTGAATCAGGTATGGGTATGAATATTGCTAATATTGACCTGCTGGAACAGATCGTTCAGGAAGGGATCATTTACGAGACCGCCGGGCTTCCGGACACACTATACGGGGCTGAGATGGAATATGTACGGGATGTGGCAAATGCATCCTATCGTTATTCTGATAGCATTCAAAGCTCCTATAATGCCTCATCCAATGCGGTTCAGTTCGGTGCCGGACAACTATCCAGAAGTCTATCCGTCGTATCCAGGCTGATCAAAGGTAACCTGGGTAGCCGGATATATCTGGTAAGTCTGGGCGGTTTTGACACCCATGCATTTCAAGGCAATACCCATAATGCCCTCCTCAATGAACTAAGTCAGGCTGTAAGCAATTTTTATGACGACCTTGCTGCTGACACCCGTTCTGAAGAAGTTATGATCATGACCTTCTCTGAATTTGGCCGGAGAGTGGAACAGAATGGATCACAAGGAACAGATCATGGTACTTCAGCACCCTTGTTTGTCTTTGGTGACGGAGTTGAGGGAGGAATATTTGGCTCAGACCCTGATCTGGCCAATGTGGACGAATATGGCAACCTGCAATACGAAACCGACTTCAGGCAAATATATACAACTCTTCTTGAGAACTGGTTCGGATTGAGTCCGGCTGAAACCGAATCAGCGATCGGTGGAAGTTACACAAAGGTACCTTTCATTTCAGATAGCATGTCAGTCAGTAATGAAGACAGCGGTACTCCGGTCAAATTCCGGCTTGCGCAAAACTATCCGAATCCTTTCAATCCGGTTACGACCATTTCCTTCAGTCTGCCTGCAGCCAGTCAGGTGCGGTTACAGATCTTTGATATTCAGGGCCGATTGGTGTCTCAGCTAATCGACCGTCGTCTGAATGCGGGTGAACACCGTGTATCCTTTGATGCCGGAACCCTTGCCAGCGGCACCTATCTCTACCGAATTGACGCCGGAAGATTCAGCAGAACTAAGAAGATGACCCTTATTAAGTAA
- a CDS encoding DUF1800 domain-containing protein — MPHHIYDISMDLESLKDLRKQKPAIRSKNSAAALGLNTTLDPYTPDESSPWNRRRAAHLLRRMQFGASQQMISHILNGDPSAIVDQNILLARELNLPQPPEWWNTPPPVQGSPQSEFQAFFQMNQQWYLEYQREWLYEMQRNPLREKMALFWHDHFATEISNYQLAAFTVRHLQLLRSHALGNFKTLVREIGLDQAMLIYLNGVQNRVGDPNENFARELLELFTMGLGHYSQDDISEIARALTGYNVNYYTFETGFNPNRHDSGEKTFFGRTGNFGYNDVINIIFEERAEEIAEFVCSKIYSFFCYEYPNPQIITGMKQVFLDSGFEIAPVIEILLKSEHFYDDEIIGAKIKSPVEFLISMYQETQEPAKGEVRMLEPNFLFVLEQFLFNPPNVAGWPEYRSWLDTSTLQFRWFISQYNLFYVSPEYQVDFIAIAQKTSDPNDPYQLVAELADYMLSVPLPESEFEKLPEVLLQGTPDYEWNINNDGAAVRILNLMNHIRQLPEYQLT; from the coding sequence ATGCCGCATCATATCTACGACATATCAATGGATCTGGAATCTCTTAAAGATCTCCGAAAGCAAAAGCCCGCAATTCGCTCTAAGAATTCTGCGGCAGCCCTGGGACTTAATACGACACTGGATCCATACACTCCGGATGAGAGCAGTCCGTGGAACCGAAGAAGAGCTGCCCATCTTTTGCGCAGAATGCAATTCGGCGCTTCTCAGCAAATGATCAGTCATATTTTAAATGGTGATCCATCAGCGATTGTTGACCAGAATATCCTGCTGGCAAGGGAATTGAATTTGCCTCAGCCTCCGGAATGGTGGAATACACCACCCCCGGTACAGGGTTCACCTCAATCTGAATTTCAGGCTTTCTTCCAGATGAATCAGCAGTGGTACCTGGAATATCAGAGAGAGTGGCTGTACGAGATGCAGCGAAATCCTCTCCGGGAGAAGATGGCTCTATTCTGGCATGACCATTTTGCAACCGAGATATCGAATTACCAGCTTGCTGCTTTCACCGTTCGCCACCTGCAGCTGCTCCGCAGTCACGCATTGGGTAACTTCAAAACACTGGTAAGAGAGATCGGTCTTGACCAGGCTATGCTTATTTACCTGAATGGAGTACAAAACCGGGTTGGAGATCCTAATGAGAACTTTGCACGTGAACTGCTTGAGCTATTCACCATGGGACTGGGCCACTACTCCCAGGATGATATCAGTGAGATCGCTCGGGCTTTGACCGGTTACAATGTAAACTATTATACCTTTGAAACCGGCTTTAATCCCAACCGCCATGATAGTGGTGAAAAGACCTTTTTCGGACGTACCGGCAACTTCGGATACAATGATGTAATTAATATCATATTTGAGGAGCGGGCGGAAGAGATCGCCGAATTCGTATGTTCGAAAATTTATTCTTTCTTCTGTTACGAATACCCGAATCCTCAAATTATTACGGGAATGAAACAGGTCTTTCTGGATTCGGGGTTTGAGATCGCGCCGGTGATCGAGATCTTACTGAAAAGTGAACATTTTTATGATGATGAGATCATTGGTGCCAAGATCAAGAGCCCTGTTGAGTTTCTTATCTCAATGTATCAGGAAACACAGGAACCAGCTAAAGGAGAAGTCAGAATGCTGGAGCCGAATTTCTTATTTGTTCTGGAGCAATTTCTCTTTAATCCTCCCAATGTAGCGGGCTGGCCTGAATACCGGAGCTGGCTTGATACTTCCACCCTTCAGTTCCGATGGTTTATATCTCAATACAATCTGTTTTATGTGTCACCCGAATATCAGGTTGATTTCATTGCTATAGCTCAAAAAACCAGCGATCCCAACGATCCTTATCAACTGGTTGCAGAGCTTGCTGATTACATGCTTTCTGTACCCTTGCCGGAAAGTGAGTTTGAAAAATTACCGGAGGTATTATTGCAGGGCACCCCGGATTATGAGTGGAATATTAATAATGACGGAGCAGCAGTCAGGATACTGAACCTGATGAATCATATTCGACAGCTCCCCGAATACCAGTTAACCTGA
- a CDS encoding TetR/AcrR family transcriptional regulator produces MESLLKQFTIQVNEGIYLKDPESSDLGKKIVSGSIDMIVDLGFENFTFRKLAEEIQSTEASVYRYFKSKHKLLLYLTSWYWGWMEYRLVFTTTNIESPQERLKRALHVLTGPVQDDRTFEHISEVKLHEIVIAESSKAYLNKKVDEENSQGVFKGYKRLVGRVSDIILEINPEYKYPHMLVSTVIEGAHHQRYFAEHLPRLTDVLEGEDSITSFCKDVVFRTITI; encoded by the coding sequence ATGGAATCTTTACTTAAACAATTTACAATTCAGGTAAACGAGGGGATCTATCTCAAGGATCCGGAGAGCAGCGATCTCGGTAAAAAGATCGTGTCCGGAAGCATTGATATGATCGTAGATCTTGGTTTCGAGAATTTCACCTTCCGGAAACTGGCTGAAGAAATTCAGTCAACGGAAGCCTCAGTATACCGCTACTTTAAAAGTAAGCACAAGCTCCTGCTTTATCTTACTTCCTGGTATTGGGGATGGATGGAGTACAGGCTGGTATTTACGACCACCAATATTGAATCGCCTCAGGAACGGCTCAAAAGAGCACTGCATGTGCTGACAGGCCCGGTTCAGGACGACCGGACCTTTGAACATATCAGTGAGGTTAAGCTGCATGAGATCGTTATTGCAGAGTCCTCTAAAGCGTACCTGAATAAGAAAGTGGATGAAGAGAACAGTCAGGGAGTATTTAAAGGATATAAACGACTGGTAGGGCGGGTAAGCGATATCATTCTGGAGATAAACCCGGAGTATAAATACCCACATATGCTGGTATCTACAGTAATTGAAGGCGCGCACCATCAGAGATATTTTGCAGAGCATCTGCCTAGATTAACGGATGTTCTGGAGGGTGAAGATTCCATTACCAGTTTTTGCAAAGATGTAGTATTCCGGACAATTACCATATGA
- a CDS encoding peptidase domain-containing ABC transporter, which translates to MSTTENSLSPMQRFIRLLKPDYDEIRNVYVYAVFAGLVSLSLPLGIQAIVNLIQGGQVSTAWIVLVIFVVLGVAVAGILQIFQLRIVENLQQRIFTRAAFEFAYRIPRIRMESLYRHYAPELMNRFFDTISVQKGLSKILIDFSQATLQVVFGLILLSFYHPFFIAFSVILVVLILVIFRFTAKRGLETSLKESKYKYEVVHWLEEMARTYSSFKLAGQTDLPLVRTNGLAENYLEARESHFQVLLRQYSLMVIFKVIVATGLLVVGSILVMEQLMNIGQFVAAEIIILTIINSVEKLNRSIETVYDVLTAFEKIGMVTDLSLDQHKGIDLEEKCKDSGLEVEFNDVIFRYPDYPKNTLNEMSLVIPAKERLLITGVNGSGKSTFLQILAGLYDIQSGHISYNGFTKGNIDISSLRTVIGAYLTKEHLFQGTVFENIAMGRKDATFENVQWAVNNLGLSDFIRQSPEGYDTMLDPQGRKLPRSIIQKLLLARTIVVKPKMLILEDPFEHLFDEEKERLVDFLVREENNWSIVTVSSDYYLASCCDRIAIMDDGRISEIGTFDEMKDKAPLNTQNHA; encoded by the coding sequence ATGAGTACAACTGAAAATTCTTTAAGTCCCATGCAGCGTTTTATACGACTGCTTAAACCGGATTACGACGAGATCAGGAATGTATATGTATATGCGGTATTTGCCGGTCTGGTAAGTCTTTCACTCCCGCTGGGTATTCAGGCAATTGTTAACCTTATACAAGGTGGGCAGGTAAGTACAGCCTGGATCGTACTGGTGATATTCGTTGTATTAGGGGTGGCCGTTGCGGGTATACTACAGATCTTCCAGCTGAGAATCGTGGAGAACCTGCAGCAGCGTATCTTCACCAGAGCTGCTTTTGAGTTTGCATACCGTATTCCGCGAATTCGTATGGAGTCCTTATACCGTCATTATGCTCCGGAACTGATGAACCGGTTCTTTGACACGATCTCCGTTCAGAAAGGTCTTTCAAAGATATTGATCGATTTTTCACAGGCAACACTTCAGGTCGTATTCGGACTGATCCTTTTATCATTTTATCATCCCTTTTTTATTGCATTCAGTGTAATTCTTGTAGTATTAATCCTCGTGATCTTTCGCTTCACGGCTAAACGCGGACTTGAGACCAGCCTGAAGGAATCCAAGTACAAATACGAAGTAGTGCACTGGCTGGAAGAAATGGCCCGTACCTATTCCAGTTTTAAACTTGCCGGGCAAACCGATCTGCCTCTGGTGCGAACTAACGGGCTCGCTGAAAACTACCTTGAAGCCAGAGAGAGTCATTTCCAGGTACTGCTCAGACAGTATTCTCTGATGGTGATATTTAAAGTGATCGTAGCTACCGGACTTCTGGTAGTCGGTAGTATCCTGGTTATGGAGCAGTTAATGAATATCGGTCAGTTCGTAGCTGCTGAGATCATTATACTTACCATCATCAACTCGGTCGAGAAATTGAACCGAAGCATTGAAACAGTCTATGACGTTCTGACGGCTTTCGAAAAGATAGGAATGGTAACAGACCTCTCTCTGGATCAGCATAAAGGGATCGATCTGGAGGAGAAGTGTAAAGACAGCGGACTCGAGGTAGAATTCAACGATGTCATATTCAGGTATCCTGATTATCCAAAAAATACATTGAATGAAATGAGCCTGGTGATCCCGGCAAAAGAACGATTGCTGATAACGGGTGTAAACGGATCCGGTAAAAGTACATTCCTGCAGATCCTGGCCGGATTATATGATATTCAAAGCGGTCATATCTCATATAACGGATTCACCAAAGGTAATATCGATATCAGTTCACTGCGTACAGTGATCGGGGCCTACCTGACCAAAGAGCATCTGTTTCAGGGAACGGTCTTTGAGAACATCGCAATGGGAAGGAAGGATGCAACCTTTGAGAATGTACAATGGGCAGTAAATAACCTAGGGCTTTCAGATTTTATTCGGCAAAGTCCGGAGGGTTACGACACCATGCTGGACCCTCAGGGAAGAAAATTACCGAGAAGCATCATTCAGAAACTACTTCTTGCAAGAACCATCGTGGTAAAACCCAAGATGCTGATACTGGAAGATCCCTTTGAGCACTTATTTGATGAAGAAAAAGAAAGACTGGTTGATTTCCTCGTACGTGAGGAAAACAACTGGAGTATCGTTACGGTCTCTTCTGATTACTATCTGGCCAGTTGCTGCGACAGGATCGCGATCATGGATGACGGCCGGATATCAGAGATCGGCACTTTTGATGAAATGAAAGATAAAGCACCCTTAAACACTCAGAATCATGCTTAA